A single window of Mustela erminea isolate mMusErm1 chromosome 4, mMusErm1.Pri, whole genome shotgun sequence DNA harbors:
- the CLDN20 gene encoding claudin-20: MVSAGLQLLAFVLALSGGSGVLTATLLPNWKVNVDSGSNIITAIAQLQGLWMDCTWYSTGVFGCTLKYSILSLPVHVQAARATMVLACVLSALGICASTVGMKCTRLGGDGETKSHASFAGGVCFLSAGVSGLIPTVWYTKEIVANFLDLTVPESNKHEPGGAVYIGFISAILLLISGMIFCTSCIEKNPEAWLYPPKQQHISTTQPEGNSAYNLKDYV; the protein is encoded by the coding sequence ATGGTGTCAGCTGGGCTCCAGCTCCTTGCTTTCGTCCTGGCCTTATCCGGAGGGTCTGGAGTGCTCACAGCCACTCTGCTGCCTAACTGGAAGGTGAACGTGGACTCGGGCTCCAACATCATAACGGCCATCGCGCAGCTGCAAGGGCTGTGGATGGACTGCACGTGGTACAGCACCGGGGTGTTCGGCTGCACCCTCAAGTACTCCATTCTGTCCCTCCCCGTCCACGTGCAGGCCGCACGGGCCACCATGGTCCTGGCTTGTGTTCTGTCTGCTTTGGGGATCTGCGCTTCTACAGTAGGGATGAAATGCACTCGCTTAGGAGGGGACGGGGAAACAAAGAGTCACGCCTCTTTCGCTGGCGGAGTCTGTTTCCTGTCTGCGGGGGTCTCTGGTTTGATACCAACAGTGTGGTACACGAAGGAGATTGTAGCAAACTTTCTGGATCTGACAGTTCCAGAAAGCAACAAACATGAACCCGGAGGAGCCGTCTATATTGGATTCATTTCGGCCATACTACTCTTGATCTCTGGCATGATTTTCTGCACTTCCTGCATTGAAAAGAATCCAGAAGCGTGGCTCTATCCACCCAAGCAGCAGCACATCTCCACCACACAACCAGAGGGCAATTCAGCATACAACCTGAAAGATTATGTGTAA